A single genomic interval of Lathyrus oleraceus cultivar Zhongwan6 chromosome 7, CAAS_Psat_ZW6_1.0, whole genome shotgun sequence harbors:
- the LOC127104861 gene encoding uncharacterized protein LOC127104861, which produces MQQMMQQWNGGFHPQGVPQVVAGGSFRDFFRMNPPEFHGELNPVKAQEWITGMERIFRIVHCSEENKVVFASHMMKGSTVRWWESASTLMTNQGIPRDWEHFKTIFLDKYFPSSLRTQKEFEFQQLRQGTMSVAAYAEKFKDMAAYSRQAAYTPDERWKIDQFRFGLRGEISHSVSQREFTFYAELLRQCYVAENSLKKVQEERDQYRSGQRDQGRPGSQFRPKSQAFKGKQVQHVRPNQPPQCQACKKYHFGRCIVSGIRCFTCQREGHLSRECPQNKNQMQGRSTCRVYSLYARKAKRNNALIAGTCLVNNHPCFVLFDCGETHSFISIRCMKRLGLQAIPFSPPMVVTTAMDDVVETPLICENCSLSVNGRIFQIDLICLPLKKVDVVLGMDWISANSVFIGCEEKLIIIPSSEATPKDVLTTIL; this is translated from the coding sequence ATGCAACAGATGATGCAGCAGTGGAATGGTGGTTTTCATCCTCAAGGAGTTCCACAGGTAGTTGCAGGTGGTAGTTTCCGAGATTTCTTCCGTATGAATCCTCCAGAATTCCATGGTGAGCTGAATCCTGTGAAGGCTCAGGAGTGGATAACCGGCATGGAAAGGATTTTTCGGATAGTGCATTGTAGTGAAGAAAATAAGGTTGTGTTTGCTTCTCACATGATGAAGGGTTCAACTGTGAGATGGTGGGAGAGTGCTTCGACTCTTATGACCAATCAAGGAATACCTAGAGATTGGGAGCATTTTAAGACTATTTTCTTGGATAAGTATTTTCCTAGTTCTTTGAGGACTCAAAaagagtttgaatttcaacaGCTCAGGCAGGGAACTATGTCAGTAGCTGCGTATGCTGAGAAGTTCAAAGATATGGCTGCGTATTCTAGACAAGCCGCGTACACACCTGATGAGAGGTGGAAGATTGATCAGTTTCGTTTTGGTCTGAGGGGTGAAATTTCTCATAGCGTTTCTCAAAGGGAATTCACTTTTTATGCTGAACTATTAAGACAATGTTATGTGGCTGAGAACAGTTTGAAGAAGGTTCAAGAAGAAAGGGATCAGTACAGGAGTGGGCAGAGAGACCAAGGAAGGCCAGGAAGCCAGTTCAGGCCTAAATCACAGGCTTTCAAGGGAAAACAGGTGCAACATGTAAGACCTAACCAACCTCCTCAATGTCAAGCATGTAAGAAGTATCATTTTGGAAGATGTATTGTAAGTGGAATTAGGTGTTTTACTTGTCAGAGGGAGGGGCACTTGTCTAGGGAATGCCCTCAGAATAAGAATCAGATGCAGGGGAGGAGTACCTGCCGAGTTTATAGCTTGTATGCAAGGAAGGCTAAGAGAAACAATGCCTTAATTGCTGGTACGTGTCTCGTCAATAATCATCCTTGTTTTGTATTATTTGATTGTGGGGAGACACACTCTTTTATATCAATTCGGTGCATGAAGCGTCTTGGCTTGCAAGCAATTCCCTTCTCTCCTCCTATGGTGGTTACTACCGCCATGGATGATGTGGTTGAGACACcgttgatttgtgaaaattgttcgCTCTCGGTGAATGGTAGAATTTTTCAGATTGATCTTATTTGTTTACCACTTAAGAAGGTTGATGTGGTTTTGGGGATGGATTGGATTTCCGCCAACTCGGTGTTTATTGGTTGTGAAGAGAAGTTGATTATCATTCCATCTAGTGAAGCTACTCCAAAGGATGTGCTAACTACAATCTTGTAA